A single region of the Pseudalkalibacillus berkeleyi genome encodes:
- a CDS encoding TIGR03943 family putative permease subunit codes for MNNQFYINLRAIILFGFAFLLCSFIYSGKIQYYIAPQMMKFIYFAAGTFFVLGVVQMFRSEDSEEHCLCGHDHADTSKPFMRFSVYFLFLLPLLTGFVFPDKVLDSAMAEKKGVSLTGTVGMKASASKSDKPLEKTQSDSDTPNADAYLEDPEKYMEELDEKYSDDSPDTESDFDYDEYYLEIADKYEDKERIKITDDNYADLVDSITIFLDRFEGKEIEVKGFVYRENGMEQNQLVVARFLMSCCSADTSVIGMMATGSDLDQIDDDSWVKVTGTISHTTYEENRIPLIEVKEVDKIKKPDTPYVYQDLGFFK; via the coding sequence TTGAATAATCAATTTTATATCAATTTGCGAGCGATCATTCTGTTTGGATTTGCATTTCTTTTATGTTCATTCATCTACAGTGGGAAAATCCAATATTATATCGCCCCACAAATGATGAAGTTCATTTATTTTGCAGCAGGTACGTTCTTTGTTTTGGGAGTCGTCCAAATGTTCAGATCCGAGGATTCAGAGGAACATTGTTTATGTGGTCATGATCATGCAGATACGAGCAAACCGTTCATGCGATTTTCTGTGTATTTTTTATTTCTATTGCCATTACTAACAGGCTTTGTCTTCCCAGATAAAGTATTGGATAGTGCTATGGCCGAGAAGAAAGGTGTTTCACTTACAGGTACGGTCGGAATGAAGGCCTCTGCTTCAAAATCAGACAAGCCTCTTGAAAAAACTCAATCTGATAGTGATACCCCTAATGCAGATGCGTATTTGGAAGATCCGGAAAAGTATATGGAGGAGCTTGATGAGAAATATTCAGATGACTCACCAGATACCGAGTCGGATTTCGATTACGATGAATATTATTTAGAAATCGCTGATAAGTATGAGGACAAGGAAAGGATCAAGATCACTGACGACAATTATGCCGACCTCGTGGATTCCATCACGATTTTCTTAGATCGGTTCGAAGGTAAAGAGATTGAAGTTAAAGGTTTCGTCTATCGAGAAAATGGCATGGAGCAAAATCAGCTCGTCGTAGCTCGCTTCCTAATGAGCTGCTGTTCAGCAGATACCTCAGTAATCGGTATGATGGCTACAGGAAGCGATTTAGATCAAATAGATGACGATAGTTGGGTGAAAGTGACAGGAACAATATCCCATACAACTTATGAGGAAAACCGCATTCCTTTAATTGAAGTGAAAGAGGTTGATAAAATCAAGAAACCAGATACACCCTATGTTTATCAGGACTTAGGATTTTTCAAATAA
- a CDS encoding DUF2524 family protein translates to MTEHESLQMFLNRAHQVIDLATEQNDLYNKQEPQVDETAYSSAQQQLQQTYIDLQKVSASATPQQREEIQRVMAQILKLQNDMIID, encoded by the coding sequence ATGACAGAACACGAATCATTACAAATGTTCCTGAACCGAGCACATCAAGTAATCGATCTTGCAACTGAACAAAATGATCTGTATAACAAACAAGAACCACAAGTTGATGAAACCGCCTACTCTAGTGCACAACAACAGCTCCAGCAAACATACATCGACCTGCAAAAGGTATCAGCTAGCGCAACACCTCAACAGCGAGAAGAGATTCAGCGCGTCATGGCACAAATACTGAAATTGCAAAACGACATGATTATTGATTAG
- a CDS encoding metal ABC transporter solute-binding protein, Zn/Mn family, producing the protein MYKKMLFIFSSLLLVAACGQNKYASTTDANESTKKLEVMTTLYPLADFTKKIGGTHVEVESILPPGADAHTFEPTPKTMIKLADSDLFIYMGAGLEGFAESAAKTLKDGEVELIEASEGVTFEVFQSNHGHEHNDHDEEETQQAEEKHDDHGDVDPHVWLDPILAIDLADHIKSELIQAKPEAKDDFERNFLDLKKKLEELDRSYQQMVEQAERKEILVSHAAYGYWEHRYGIEQISVSGLSPTNEPTQQQMKEIIEETREYNIQYILFEQNVSTKPAETIKKHLNLDILYLHNLSVLTEEDIENKEDYFTLMERNQSTLKKALSH; encoded by the coding sequence ATGTATAAAAAAATGCTATTTATTTTTTCAAGTTTGTTATTAGTCGCAGCTTGCGGCCAAAATAAATATGCTTCAACAACGGACGCTAATGAGTCCACTAAAAAATTGGAGGTCATGACCACGCTTTATCCGTTAGCAGATTTCACTAAAAAAATCGGAGGCACCCACGTTGAAGTGGAAAGTATCCTGCCACCTGGAGCAGATGCTCATACTTTCGAACCTACACCAAAGACGATGATCAAACTAGCGGATAGCGATCTTTTCATATATATGGGAGCTGGTTTGGAAGGATTTGCAGAATCTGCAGCTAAAACGTTGAAAGACGGTGAGGTTGAACTCATTGAAGCATCTGAAGGTGTAACTTTTGAAGTTTTCCAATCCAATCATGGCCATGAACACAACGACCACGATGAGGAAGAAACGCAACAAGCTGAAGAAAAGCATGACGATCATGGAGATGTGGACCCTCATGTCTGGCTCGACCCGATTTTAGCAATTGATCTGGCCGACCATATCAAGTCCGAACTGATTCAAGCTAAACCTGAAGCGAAGGATGATTTCGAGCGCAACTTCCTTGATTTAAAGAAAAAACTTGAAGAGCTTGATCGATCTTATCAACAAATGGTAGAGCAGGCGGAAAGAAAAGAAATATTAGTATCACATGCGGCTTATGGGTATTGGGAGCACCGATACGGTATTGAGCAAATTAGTGTCTCTGGTCTGTCTCCGACCAATGAACCAACACAGCAACAAATGAAGGAAATTATTGAAGAGACACGTGAGTACAACATTCAATATATCTTATTTGAACAAAATGTCAGCACAAAACCTGCTGAAACGATCAAAAAACACCTTAATCTGGATATACTCTATCTTCACAATCTATCGGTTCTGACAGAAGAAGACATCGAGAACAAGGAAGATTATTTTACTTTGATGGAACGAAACCAATCTACTTTAAAAAAAGCTTTAAGCCATTAA
- a CDS encoding gamma-glutamylcyclotransferase family protein, translating to MSSKSQIQDKNMKSSLVFVYGTLRKGESNHHLLAGTNCVNERAWINGTLYDTGQGYPALSLTPFGSVYGEVYEVDDKLISKLDQLEGYQFGRERNLYEREMKKIMTNDGLVETYIYTVDHNPSLCIKRIECGDWVNRS from the coding sequence ATGAGTTCGAAATCACAAATACAAGATAAAAATATGAAAAGCAGTCTTGTTTTTGTATACGGGACACTTCGTAAAGGTGAGTCAAATCATCACTTATTAGCTGGGACGAATTGTGTGAATGAGCGTGCTTGGATTAATGGAACGCTATACGATACGGGTCAAGGTTATCCCGCGCTATCTTTAACACCATTTGGCTCTGTTTATGGTGAAGTTTATGAAGTAGATGACAAACTAATAAGTAAACTAGATCAACTAGAAGGATATCAATTTGGGAGAGAGCGTAACTTGTATGAAAGAGAAATGAAAAAGATCATGACAAACGATGGCCTCGTTGAGACATACATTTATACCGTTGATCACAATCCTTCCTTATGTATAAAGCGAATTGAATGTGGAGATTGGGTAAATCGATCTTAG
- a CDS encoding SIR2 family NAD-dependent protein deacylase yields the protein MDLEKVERLGEWILESTHTVVFTGAGMSTESGIPDFRSKEGWWNKIDPMTVSTIDALENEYDLFQAFYSLRLGDLKTCRPHKGHTILADLEQQKLISAVITQNVDGFHQNAGNENVYELHGSLRSIFCSKCGHASNEDAFVHTKPCIKCKGHLRPDIILFGELLPQEVWGDAMKEIEQSDLVIVIGSSLQVAPANELPFLTSGRKVVINNESTLLHNQFDLQIEGNAGDILQNVHKYILEVGK from the coding sequence ATGGACCTTGAAAAGGTAGAACGCTTAGGTGAATGGATTTTGGAGTCGACCCATACAGTTGTTTTCACAGGGGCAGGTATGTCAACGGAAAGTGGGATTCCCGATTTCCGGTCAAAAGAAGGCTGGTGGAATAAAATTGATCCTATGACAGTTTCTACGATAGACGCATTAGAAAATGAGTATGATTTGTTCCAAGCCTTTTACAGTTTAAGGTTAGGTGATCTGAAAACGTGTAGACCACATAAAGGTCATACCATCCTAGCTGATTTAGAACAACAGAAGCTTATTTCAGCTGTCATTACTCAAAATGTAGATGGTTTTCATCAAAATGCGGGAAATGAAAATGTTTATGAGTTACATGGTTCGTTACGGTCGATCTTTTGTTCAAAGTGTGGTCATGCTTCAAATGAAGATGCTTTCGTCCACACCAAACCGTGTATCAAATGTAAGGGTCACCTAAGACCTGACATAATTTTATTTGGTGAGCTATTGCCTCAGGAGGTATGGGGGGATGCAATGAAAGAAATTGAACAGTCAGATTTAGTGATTGTAATAGGATCAAGTCTCCAAGTTGCCCCTGCAAATGAGTTACCTTTTCTAACTTCAGGCAGGAAAGTCGTTATAAATAATGAAAGTACACTGTTACATAATCAATTCGATCTTCAAATAGAGGGGAATGCAGGAGACATCTTGCAAAACGTACACAAATACATATTGGAGGTAGGAAAATGA
- a CDS encoding cysteine hydrolase family protein, with the protein MKDALIVIDVQEAVMENSYQEKETIEQINELILRARSNQIPIIYVQHEYPIGPMKRGEPNWQLHEHLEKPLESDIIINKTLPNAFSDTSLKEVLNQMDIRHVYICGAQTDFCVDSTCRGAFDNHYDVTLITDAHTTTDKSHMTSEQIINHVHQTLENFWSPKATLTLQKSDEVKWMVTQTEGGIK; encoded by the coding sequence ATGAAGGATGCGTTAATCGTTATTGATGTACAGGAAGCTGTAATGGAAAACAGTTATCAAGAAAAAGAAACTATTGAACAGATTAATGAGTTGATTCTTCGTGCTCGGTCAAACCAAATTCCAATTATCTATGTTCAACATGAATATCCGATCGGTCCTATGAAACGTGGGGAACCAAATTGGCAGCTACATGAACACCTAGAAAAACCACTTGAATCAGATATCATCATCAATAAAACATTGCCAAATGCTTTTTCAGACACTTCATTGAAAGAAGTATTGAACCAAATGGATATTCGTCACGTTTATATTTGCGGGGCACAGACGGACTTTTGTGTTGACTCAACGTGTCGAGGTGCATTTGACAACCATTACGATGTCACATTAATTACGGATGCCCATACAACGACTGACAAAAGTCATATGACATCGGAACAAATTATTAATCACGTCCACCAAACGCTTGAGAACTTTTGGAGTCCAAAAGCAACACTAACATTACAGAAATCTGATGAGGTTAAGTGGATGGTCACACAAACTGAAGGAGGAATAAAATGA
- a CDS encoding GNAT family N-acetyltransferase, protein MSLKLLEKKDIPELFALVDQSRKYLREWLPWVDSMEKEEDYEPVIELWRKQFCDENGFQAGILYQDKLVGMIGYHYIDYASKKTSIGYWLSEHNQGKGIMTKATQTLVDYAFNVLHLNRIEIQCGTGNRKSAAIPERLGFVKEGTIRDAEYLYDHFHDCYLYSLLKREYEIM, encoded by the coding sequence TTGTCTCTTAAATTATTAGAAAAAAAGGACATACCAGAGCTGTTTGCCCTTGTAGACCAATCCCGAAAGTATTTAAGGGAGTGGTTACCTTGGGTTGATAGCATGGAGAAAGAGGAAGATTACGAACCTGTCATTGAATTGTGGAGAAAGCAATTCTGTGACGAGAACGGTTTTCAAGCCGGTATACTGTATCAAGACAAATTGGTTGGGATGATCGGTTATCATTACATAGATTATGCTAGTAAGAAAACATCAATCGGTTATTGGCTTTCTGAGCATAACCAAGGTAAAGGAATTATGACGAAAGCAACTCAGACATTAGTAGATTATGCGTTCAATGTATTGCATTTGAATCGAATTGAAATCCAATGTGGGACAGGAAATAGAAAGAGTGCAGCTATTCCAGAACGATTAGGTTTTGTAAAAGAAGGAACCATTCGCGATGCTGAGTATTTGTATGATCACTTTCATGACTGCTATCTATATAGTTTGCTGAAAAGAGAATATGAAATAATGTAA
- a CDS encoding GNAT family N-acetyltransferase — MTDRLRLRPLRESDRDHLMEIFSDPIAMKYYERTKSIQEAQDWIAWNHRNYHVYKVGLWAVVSAEDGHFLGQCGIVPQKVNDEILMEIGYSFIRDHWGKGFATEAARACLQHGFHTCEFPKMISLIDPNNKPSIAVAKRIGMERETQIMKWNRRIDIYSKSRIMEER; from the coding sequence GTGACAGATCGTTTGAGACTCAGGCCATTGAGGGAGTCAGATCGAGACCATCTTATGGAAATTTTCTCTGACCCAATCGCAATGAAATATTACGAGCGTACAAAGTCCATCCAAGAGGCCCAAGATTGGATAGCTTGGAACCATCGAAATTATCACGTATATAAGGTGGGGTTATGGGCCGTAGTATCCGCTGAAGATGGCCATTTTCTCGGGCAGTGTGGCATTGTGCCTCAAAAGGTGAATGATGAAATCCTTATGGAGATTGGCTATTCATTTATTAGAGATCACTGGGGAAAGGGCTTTGCTACTGAAGCCGCGCGTGCATGCTTACAACATGGGTTTCATACATGTGAATTCCCAAAGATGATCTCACTCATTGACCCAAATAACAAGCCCTCTATTGCAGTTGCAAAGCGTATTGGTATGGAAAGAGAAACACAAATTATGAAATGGAATCGTAGAATAGACATATATTCAAAATCTAGAATCATGGAAGAGCGCTAA
- a CDS encoding DUF2164 domain-containing protein, with protein sequence MTVVKIPKEEREQLIQGIQGYFLDEREEEIGELAAGFMLDFFLKEAGPYLYNQGVMDAKKLLQQKVLNMEEDLDALRRPINLHERY encoded by the coding sequence ATGACAGTTGTAAAAATACCTAAAGAAGAACGGGAACAATTGATACAGGGCATACAAGGTTATTTTTTGGATGAAAGAGAAGAAGAAATCGGTGAATTAGCAGCTGGATTTATGTTGGACTTTTTTCTCAAAGAAGCAGGTCCTTATTTATATAATCAAGGTGTAATGGATGCGAAGAAACTACTTCAACAGAAAGTATTGAATATGGAAGAAGACTTAGACGCATTACGGAGACCAATTAATCTTCATGAACGATACTAA
- a CDS encoding VOC family protein gives MKITKSPINRVGTPFIHVKDLQKTSTWYAGLLGKEVPSVNPEHPVHYFELEGGGGLLLDDDRNNAPGTEASIMLHTDNIDEAYGFVKEKGGEIVREIERHPDVSFFNFKDPDGNVLMICEQHENSNRS, from the coding sequence ATGAAGATTACAAAGAGCCCAATCAACCGAGTAGGAACACCGTTTATTCACGTGAAGGATTTACAAAAGACATCAACTTGGTATGCAGGTCTACTCGGAAAAGAAGTACCATCCGTAAATCCCGAACACCCTGTTCATTATTTTGAATTGGAAGGGGGAGGAGGCTTACTTCTGGATGATGACCGTAATAATGCACCTGGAACAGAAGCCTCAATCATGCTCCATACTGATAACATTGATGAAGCTTACGGATTCGTAAAAGAAAAAGGTGGAGAAATTGTACGTGAAATTGAGAGACATCCCGATGTTTCCTTTTTCAACTTTAAGGATCCAGACGGTAATGTACTCATGATTTGTGAACAACATGAGAACAGTAATAGAAGTTAA
- a CDS encoding YjcZ family sporulation protein, with product MSDGHKKKGGKGFTLIVVLFILLIIVGASYAGGGAGYGGYGGGCGCDGYGYGGGYGW from the coding sequence ATGAGCGATGGACACAAGAAAAAAGGCGGTAAAGGCTTTACTCTTATCGTTGTTCTATTCATCCTGTTAATTATCGTAGGAGCTTCTTATGCAGGTGGCGGCGCAGGATATGGCGGTTATGGCGGCGGATGTGGCTGTGACGGTTACGGATATGGCGGCGGTTACGGCTGGTAA
- a CDS encoding permease, whose product MILFLLFFLFLFGFFFLEDIKGSTLPSALPTTLVDLNTIFLSIVLEAFPFLLLGVFVSALIQSFVSEETIRRFTPKKGYIALLPAAIMAALFPVCECAIIPVVRRLIKKGMPLHIGVVFLVGAPILNPIVFLSTYYAFRSDLTVVFARMGLGFILAILIGAIVYAIFKNGDMLKRTNHDHEHSHTHSHEQTTSKWKLTMYHMTDEFFDTGKFLLLGALLASSFQAFVSRDVITAIGSDVWSSTLVMMAFAYLVSLCSEADAFVAVTFQSTFSTASIVAFLVYGPMLDIKNTLMLLAYFKKKFVLVLMGVITGSVFIAILIFQLLIGG is encoded by the coding sequence ATGATTCTATTTCTTTTGTTCTTTTTATTCTTATTTGGGTTTTTCTTTCTCGAAGATATTAAAGGTTCAACTCTACCATCTGCTCTCCCTACGACACTAGTAGACTTGAATACCATTTTCTTGAGCATCGTGCTGGAAGCCTTTCCTTTTCTATTATTAGGCGTGTTCGTATCCGCTCTGATCCAATCTTTCGTTTCAGAAGAGACGATCAGGCGGTTCACACCAAAAAAGGGATATATCGCTTTACTTCCAGCTGCAATCATGGCTGCACTTTTTCCAGTTTGTGAGTGTGCCATCATACCAGTCGTTCGTAGATTGATCAAAAAAGGGATGCCGCTACATATCGGTGTCGTCTTTCTTGTCGGTGCACCAATCTTGAATCCGATCGTATTTCTATCAACCTATTATGCATTTCGTTCAGATTTGACGGTCGTGTTTGCAAGAATGGGCTTGGGCTTCATTTTGGCAATATTAATAGGAGCAATCGTCTACGCTATCTTCAAAAACGGTGATATGTTGAAAAGAACAAACCATGACCATGAACATAGTCATACTCACAGTCACGAGCAAACGACTTCTAAGTGGAAATTGACGATGTATCATATGACGGATGAATTTTTCGACACAGGAAAATTTCTTTTGCTAGGAGCCTTGTTGGCCAGTTCATTCCAGGCTTTTGTCAGCCGTGATGTCATTACAGCGATCGGTTCAGATGTATGGTCATCAACCTTAGTGATGATGGCATTCGCGTATCTTGTTTCACTCTGTTCTGAAGCAGATGCATTTGTAGCCGTAACGTTCCAATCAACTTTCAGTACAGCATCGATCGTCGCATTCCTCGTGTATGGACCGATGCTTGATATCAAGAACACTTTGATGCTTCTTGCCTATTTCAAAAAGAAATTCGTACTCGTGCTCATGGGTGTCATAACTGGTTCGGTGTTCATCGCTATTCTCATTTTTCAACTATTGATCGGAGGTTGA